The Bacillaceae bacterium IKA-2 DNA window TCCAGAAGCTACATTCTCTACTTGTTTCGGATCTCCATTCTTGCCTCTTCATGCCTACCGTTATGCGGAAATGCTAGGTTCAAAAATAAATCAGCAGGATGCACAAGTATTTTTAGTAAATACAGGTTGGTCTGGTGGCGAGTACGGTGTCGGTAAACGAATGAATTTAGCATACACTCGTGCAATGGTGCAGGCCGCTCTTCAAGGCGAGTTAAACTCTGTTGAAACAATTGTAGATCCATTTTTCGGCTTAAACATTCCGGTACATTGTCCTGGAGTTCCTGATGAAGTTTTGCAACCAAAGGAAACTTGGGCTGACAAAGCTGCCTATGATGTTAAAGCGGCCGACCTAGCAAGATCATTCCAAGAAAATTTCAAGAAATTTGATATAGTTTCTGATGAAATTCGAAACGCTGGTCCAAAATTTTAATCATTCTTTATTATAATGAATTTCATAACACCAATAAATTAGCCACATCAAGCAACATCTAGTTGAAAGTGTTTTAATTCAACCAGATGTTGCATCCAGTGGCGCAGAATCTACATTATGAAATTCATCCATTAACAACTATAATTTACCAAAGAGGTTGACTCCCAAGTCAACCTCTTTTTTATTTACAGGTTAATTAAACACACTTTTGGGCGTCTTGACATAAACTATCACATCATAATCACTATTTTTAGGAGGAATTTACATGAAAGGCTTACGCAACTTTATTTTTTTTAGTTTAATTGCTTCACTGCTAGCTATTTTAACTTTTGGATGTTCGTCAAATGCTGAAGGAGATACTGTCCGTATAGCAGAAGTAACTCGTTCCATTTTTTATGCACCGCAGTACGTTGCTATTTCTGAAGGTTTCTTTGAAGAAGAAGACATTGTCATTGATTTAACAACAACTTGGGGTGGCGATACAACGATGACGACACTGCTTGCTAATGGGGCAGATGTTGCTCTAGTCGGGGCTGAAACATCTATTTATGTATATGCTCAAGGAGCCAATGATCCGCCAATTAACTTTGCGGCACTTACCCAAACAGATGGAACATTCCTTGTTTCTCGTGAAAAAATTGAAAATTTCAATTGGGAAATGTTAAAAGGAAGTCAATTCCTTGGGCAACGCAAAGGTGGTATGCCACAAATGGTTGGTGAGCATGTTTTAAAGAAACATGGAATTGATCCACATCAAGACTTAGACTTAATACAAAATATTGATTTCGGAAACATTCCTAGCGCCTTTGCCTCTGGTACTAGTGACTACGTGCAATTATTTGAACCAACTGCCACTCAATTTGAAATAGATGGAATTGGCCATATCGTTGCTTCATTTGGCGCTGAATCAGGTTTGGTACCTTACACGGGCTATATGGCAAAACAAAGCTATATTGATAAGAATGGCGATGTCCTAGAGCGCTTTACAAAAGCGTTATACAAGGCACAACAATGGGTAGAGTCTAGTTCAACAACAGAAATTGCACGTTCAATTCAGCCATTCTTTAACGATACACCGATAGAAATGATTGAAAGTGTCGTAGATCGATACAAATCTCAAGGCTCCTATGCAACGTCGCCAAAAATTCAAGCCGAAGCCTGGGAAAATCTTCATATTATTATGGATCAAGCCGGTGAGCTCCCAATGTCAGTTGATTACAACACATTAGTTAATACTGAAATTGCCGAAAAAGTATCAAAGTAGCGTTAGATTTTAAAAGTTATTGAGAATTTCATCATGCAGATTCTGCGCCACTAGGGACCTACATCTAGTTTAATTAAAACAATTTAAACTAGATGTAGGTAGATGTGGCTAGTTTATTGGCATGATGAAATTCACTCGAGTAAATTTCTTAATTATGATTGGAAGGTGGTTTTGCTGTGTCTATTATAAACATCAAAAATGTTGATAAAACATTTTTTTCCCAAGAAACTGCAACAACCGCCCTCAAAGATATTTCTCTCTCTATTGAAAATGGAGAATTCATTTCATTAATTGGCCCCAGTGGCTGTGGTAAAACAACATTACTTTCGTTAATAGCTGGCCTTATTCAACCGACAAATGGAGAGATTACCATTGAGGGGCAACAAATCTTACGTCCATCACCAAAGACAGGTTATATGCTTCAACAAGACTATTTATTCCCATGGTTAACCATTGAACAAAACACTACTATCGGTTTGAAAACAATGGGAAAGTTAACAGAACAAACAAGAAGTGATGCTCAATCTTTACTAGATAAAATGGGTCTCTTAGATAAAAGGAATGATTATCCAAATCAATTATCTGGGGGGATGCGCCAACGTGTAGCTCTTGTTCGTATGTTAGCAACTGAACCCTCATTACTGTTGCTTGACGAGCCCTTTTCCTCCTTAGATTATCAGACAAGGCTAAGATTAGAAGATCTTGTCTCATTAACAATTAAAGAGCAAGAGAAAACTGCTATCTTAGTAACACATGATATCGGTGAAGCAATTGCCATGTCGGATAGAATTATTTTATTATCAGCTCGACCTGGTAGAGTCCATAAACAGTTTCAAGTACCCAGGTCAATACGTTTATCGGTTCCGTTTCATGCCCGAAATCAAAGTGAGTATAATGAGCTCTTTCAACAAATATGGGAGGAGTTGGAGAGCCTTGAAGAGAAACTTAGCTAAGCTTCATGAACAATATAAGCAAAAAAAACAACTCGAAAAAATCCAAATACGAATTAGCCAATTAAGCATCCTTATTTTTTCATTTGCAACATGGGAAATAGCATCACGAATGCGTTGGATTGACCCCCTACTATTCTCCAGGCCATCAAGGGTGTGGGATTTATTTTTAGAAAAAATTCAAGATGGTACTCTTTTAACTCACGCCTCAGTAACTTTATTTGAAACGATAGCAGGGTTCATATTAGGGACAGTGATTGGAACTATCTTTGCAGCGATCCTTTGGTGGTCACCGTTTTTATCTCGAGTACTGGACCCCTATCTTGTTGTCTTAAATTCGATGCCAAAAATTGCTTTAGGTCCAATTTTAATCGTTGGACTTGGACCAGGATATGGTTCTATCATTGCAATGGGTGCGTTGATTTCAGTAATCATCACAACAATCGTTGTCTATAACGCATTCATAAATGTTGATGAAAATTATTTAAAGGTTGTCCATACATTTGGGGCAACTAAATCACAATCTTTTAAAACCGTCATTTTACCTGCAACTATTCCAACAATCATTTCAACCTTAAAGGTAAATGTAGGACTGTCATGGGTTGGAGTTATTATTGGTGAATTCCTCGTTTCTAAACAAGGCTTAGGTTATATGATCATTTATGGTTTCCAGGTTTTTAACTTCAATCTTGTTATTTTAAGTCTTTTAGTCATTGCTGTATTAGCAACACTTATGTACCAAGGTGTCGAATTTCTCGAGAAAAAATTGATGAGACAACTTCAGTGACCTCCAGCCAATATTGAAATTATGAGTGTTCTGCTCTCATTTCATAAAAACAGGGCTAAAATTATACAATCATCAAAAAAAACTCAGTGTTCTACTAACTAGACACTGAGTTTTTAGCCTTTTTTATTATTGAGCTTTTATTCTTTCAATGCTATATAAAAGAACATCATCCTTCATAATAAAACTAAAGTTTCTGTTTGTTTTAATATCATTTGGCAGTTCTTTCATCAAAATTGGACCTTTAGTTTCAAAATAATGATCTTTTGTATCTAATTCGTTAATCTCAGCAAAATACACATTTTTTACAACAACTTCATCTGCAGCCATCACTTTGTATTGACCAATATATGAAAGGGTGTTTATACGTCCACCTGTTTCTTCATAAACCTCACGAAACGCTGCTTGTTCTGGAGTCTCACCTTCTTCAACTTTTCCACCTGGAAATTCAATACCTCGGTCCGAGTGACGAGTCATTAACCACATATCATGATATTTACAGATAATCCAAACGTGTCTTGGATTGTCTGAATAAGGATTTTTCTTGAAAGAAATTTCTACTGTATGATGATAATAATCGACAAATTTATATGTTTCAGTATTCAATGTAATTACTAACACTCCCATTTTGAGTTTTTCGAAGCTACCTTATTATACACAAAAATTGAGCTAACTACAGTTAGCTCAACCGTGTTTATTTAATTACAGGTCACAAAATTTTTCATACGTCTAATGTTCATGAATGATTTCCATTCTAATCATCCTCTGAAGGTTTAATAAATAACATGGTTATGATTACAGCAACTATACAAACTAAGGTTACAACTGCAAAAAGGGTAAAGTGCGAGGCTTTCATTAGTAACGCAAAGATAGGCGGCCCCAAAGCTACACCTACAAAGCGCATGCTACTATAGACGGAAGTAATTGTGCCACGTTGTTGTTTTTCTATTCCTTCAGTGACAAGAGCGTCTAGACTAGGTAACGCTAATCCGATTCCAAGTCCTGAAGCAAACATCGCTGTTAATAAAACGTAGATATCTTGTGAAAAAGCAACAGAAAAATTTGCTATTGTTAAAATAACTAGCCCAACTGCCGTTACTACTTTCATTCGCTTTTTTTCTTGGCCAATCCCTTTTCCAGTTATATACGCCGATAAACAAAGAGCAGCTAAAGGGATTGCAAGAACAATCCCCTTCTTAATGCCAACAATGTTATGTTGCTCTTCTAGCATTGTCGATAAATAAAATAACACCCCGAAAAGAACAAACATACATATACAACCAATCGCAAAAACTGCATAAAGCCACTTGCCCTCATTTTTAAATATATATTTAATTGATCTTATAAAAGCATCAAGCTTTGCTGGCTTTGTTGATATGGCCGGTGATTTAACGAGAAAGGCCATCATTAAGATTGATATCAAGCAAAAAACTGGAAAAGCAAAAAATGGCATATACCAAACAATAGAAGCCAGAACCGCACCTAAAATTGGGCTAAGCACTTTTCCAAATGTATTTGAAGTTTCTATAACCCCTAAACCATTGCTGACATCACTTTCATTTTGGAAAATGTCACCCACTAGTGGCATTACAATTGGAGCAGCACCAGCAGCACCTATACCTTGAAGAAGTCTACCCATTATAATTAATTGGTATGGATCTTCTACTTGCCAAGACACCCATCCTGCTAGTAACCCTCCTAAAGCAGCAATGACCAAACTTGGAATAATAATTCTTTTCCTGCCATATTGATCTGATAAGTACCCGGCAATTGGAATTAGAAAAATTGCCACTACAGAATAAACCGTTATAATCATACTTACTTGAAATGAACTTATTTGTAATTCTTTTTCTATTGTAGGAAGGACAGGTATTAGCATTGAATTCCCAAGCGTCATTACTAAAGGGATAGATGCAAGGGATATAAGT harbors:
- a CDS encoding ABC transporter substrate-binding protein, with the protein product MKGLRNFIFFSLIASLLAILTFGCSSNAEGDTVRIAEVTRSIFYAPQYVAISEGFFEEEDIVIDLTTTWGGDTTMTTLLANGADVALVGAETSIYVYAQGANDPPINFAALTQTDGTFLVSREKIENFNWEMLKGSQFLGQRKGGMPQMVGEHVLKKHGIDPHQDLDLIQNIDFGNIPSAFASGTSDYVQLFEPTATQFEIDGIGHIVASFGAESGLVPYTGYMAKQSYIDKNGDVLERFTKALYKAQQWVESSSTTEIARSIQPFFNDTPIEMIESVVDRYKSQGSYATSPKIQAEAWENLHIIMDQAGELPMSVDYNTLVNTEIAEKVSK
- a CDS encoding ABC transporter ATP-binding protein yields the protein MSIINIKNVDKTFFSQETATTALKDISLSIENGEFISLIGPSGCGKTTLLSLIAGLIQPTNGEITIEGQQILRPSPKTGYMLQQDYLFPWLTIEQNTTIGLKTMGKLTEQTRSDAQSLLDKMGLLDKRNDYPNQLSGGMRQRVALVRMLATEPSLLLLDEPFSSLDYQTRLRLEDLVSLTIKEQEKTAILVTHDIGEAIAMSDRIILLSARPGRVHKQFQVPRSIRLSVPFHARNQSEYNELFQQIWEELESLEEKLS
- a CDS encoding ABC transporter permease — encoded protein: MKRNLAKLHEQYKQKKQLEKIQIRISQLSILIFSFATWEIASRMRWIDPLLFSRPSRVWDLFLEKIQDGTLLTHASVTLFETIAGFILGTVIGTIFAAILWWSPFLSRVLDPYLVVLNSMPKIALGPILIVGLGPGYGSIIAMGALISVIITTIVVYNAFINVDENYLKVVHTFGATKSQSFKTVILPATIPTIISTLKVNVGLSWVGVIIGEFLVSKQGLGYMIIYGFQVFNFNLVILSLLVIAVLATLMYQGVEFLEKKLMRQLQ
- the ytkD gene encoding nucleoside triphosphatase YtkD, with product MGVLVITLNTETYKFVDYYHHTVEISFKKNPYSDNPRHVWIICKYHDMWLMTRHSDRGIEFPGGKVEEGETPEQAAFREVYEETGGRINTLSYIGQYKVMAADEVVVKNVYFAEINELDTKDHYFETKGPILMKELPNDIKTNRNFSFIMKDDVLLYSIERIKAQ
- a CDS encoding MFS transporter codes for the protein MEEKKTWELISLASIPLVMTLGNSMLIPVLPTIEKELQISSFQVSMIITVYSVVAIFLIPIAGYLSDQYGRKRIIIPSLVIAALGGLLAGWVSWQVEDPYQLIIMGRLLQGIGAAGAAPIVMPLVGDIFQNESDVSNGLGVIETSNTFGKVLSPILGAVLASIVWYMPFFAFPVFCLISILMMAFLVKSPAISTKPAKLDAFIRSIKYIFKNEGKWLYAVFAIGCICMFVLFGVLFYLSTMLEEQHNIVGIKKGIVLAIPLAALCLSAYITGKGIGQEKKRMKVVTAVGLVILTIANFSVAFSQDIYVLLTAMFASGLGIGLALPSLDALVTEGIEKQQRGTITSVYSSMRFVGVALGPPIFALLMKASHFTLFAVVTLVCIVAVIITMLFIKPSEDD